The Nomia melanderi isolate GNS246 chromosome 7, iyNomMela1, whole genome shotgun sequence genome includes a window with the following:
- the Mcad gene encoding medium-chain acyl-CoA dehydrogenase, translating into MFSRSILKTVTCQKLMRPFSSKSEHSTGYNFELTDVQKEMQELARKFTKEEIIPVAAEHDRTGKYPWDIIKKAWSLGLLNKEIPQHCGGMELGCFTACLVAEEFAYGCTGISTALEGSGLGQAPVIAAGTKEQQKKYLGRLLEEPLVAAYCVTEPGAGSDVAGVKLKAEKKGNEWVLNGTKMWITNGGVANWYFVLARSNPDPQAPAGKAFTAFIVERNSEGLTPGRKEINMGQRASDTRMITFEDVRVPEENVLGKPGEGFKIAMQTFDKTRPAVASASVGLAQRALDEATKYSLERKTFNKPIADHQAIAFILADMMIGVETARLAWMKAAWAADRRLPTATTLASVAKCYGGDVANKCATDAVQIFGGAGFNTEYPVEKLMRDAKIYQIYEGTAQIQRLIISRSLLSAAKQRNA; encoded by the exons ATGTTTTCGCGATCG ATACTAAAAACTGTAACATGTCAAAAATTGATGCGACCATTTTCATCAAAATCAGAACATTCTACAGGATATAATTTTG agTTGACAGATGTTCAAAAAGAAATGCAAGAATTAGCACGAAAGTttacaaaagaagaaattatccCAGTTGCTGCTGAACATGATAGAACTGGAAAATATCCTTGGGATATTATTAAAAAGGCATGGAGTTTGGGACTTCTAAATAAAGAGATTCCGCAACATTGtg GAGGAATGGAACTTGGATGTTTTACTGCATGTTTAGTTGCTGAAGAATTTGCTTATGGTTGTACAGGAATATCAACGGCACTAGAAGGCTCAGGATTAGGT caAGCTCCAGTAATTGCAGCTGGGACAAAGGAGCAACAGAAAAAATATCTTGGAAGACTTCTTGAAGAACCACTTGTGGCT GCTTATTGTGTTACTGAACCTGGTGCTGGATCAGATGTAGCAGGTGTTAAATTAAAAGctgaaaagaaaggaaacgaatGGGTTCTTAATGGTACAAAAATGTGGATAACCAATGGTGGTGTTGCTAACTG gTACTTTGTATTAGCAAGATCAAATCCTGACCCACAAGCTCCAGCTGGTAAAGCTTTTACAGCTTTTATTGTTGAACGAAATAGTGAAGGCTTAACACCTGGCCGCAAG GAAATTAACATGGGTCAAAGAGCTTCCGATACACGAATGATAACATTTGAGGACGTACGTGTTCCAGAAGAAAATGTTTTAGGCAAACCGGGCGAAGGTTTTAAAATTGCAATGCAAACTTTTGATAAGACTCGACCAGcg GTAGCTTCCGCATCTGTTGGTTTAGCTCAACGAGCACTGGATGAAGCTACAAAATACTCATTGGAACGTAAAACGTTCAATAAACCAATAGCAGATCATCAAGCAATAGCGTTTATTTTAGCAGATATGATGATTGGCGTTGAGACAGCTAGACTTGCTTGGATGAAGGCGGCTTGGGCAGCTGATCGAAGACTTCCAACAGCAACAACACTTGCTAGTGTTGCAAAATGTTATGGTGGGGATGTAGCTAACAAATGTGCAACGGATGCTGTACAG ATCTTTGGTGGTGCTGGATTTAATACTGAGTATCCGGTAGAGAAACTGATGCGAGATgcaaaaatttatcaaatatatgaGGGTACAGCTCAAATTCAAAGACTGATTATTTCTCGTTCTCTTCTCTCCGCGGCTAAACAAAGAAATGCATAA